A window of Scophthalmus maximus strain ysfricsl-2021 chromosome 10, ASM2237912v1, whole genome shotgun sequence contains these coding sequences:
- the LOC118284937 gene encoding uncharacterized protein LOC118284937 isoform X1 codes for MAVWDKKIPWGLVFLLGDPGHKENLWLSVCGPGAVAQTVSVNYPGPVCAVERSTVTLLCTFTPISSWTLEGRNVPLQIVRVVWCQNHLICQSITPSVYDSESKNNAPRYLYLGDKKGNCTLQISDLQKKDNAVLRFRMEVNHTVGHFTDTSGVTVTVVDKTEMRIISSSDEEVTTAGQTVTLRCTSNCTFHQLRVSWYKDGHALQESGLALHLGPLTAGDSGSYACGLNTNPRMHSPPHTLRVKVAEGGGVLLPLTVGVTLTVLLALSSLALVFFIIRRKSAANQDQGAVEGEVEQKMSRPDVIFSSIQLPEEQDVSYASVQFKHQTQAQTRAVVEADDALVYASVVIRGRGHTSASSCSGASGNFTAPQGKCAAGPHRTGQVHCGPSDCRAAAGFDD; via the exons ATGGCAGTTTGGGACAAAAAGATTCCCTGGGGCTTGGTTTTCCTCCTGGGAG ACCCAGGTCACAAAGAGAATCTGTggttgtctgtctgtggacCAGGTGCCGTGGCTCAGACTGTGAGTGTGAACTATCCTGGACCCGTTTGTGCCGTGGAAAGATCGACCGTCACCCTCCTCTGCACCTTCACTCCCATCAGCTCCTGGACTCTGGAAGGAAGAAACGTTCCACTGCAGATCGTCAGAGTCGTCTGGTGCCAGAACCATTTGATCTGTCAATCAATCACACCGTCCGTGTATGACAGCGAGTCAAAGAACAACGCTCCTCGTTACCTGTACCTGGGAGACAAGAAGGGAAACTGCACGTTACAGATCAGCGATCTGCAGAAGAAAGACAACGCCGTCCTTCGCTTCCGAATGGAAGTAAATCACACTGTAGGACATTTCACTGACACATCcggagtgacagtgacagtcgTTG aCAAAACTGAAATGAGAATCATCAGCTCCAGTGATGAGGAAGTGACGACAGCGGGCCAGACTGTCACGCTGCGCTGCACGTCGAACTGCACCTTCCACCAACTGAGGGTCAGCTGGTACAAGGATGGACACGCCCTCCAAGAGTCTGGCCTCGCCCTCCATCTGGGCCCTCTGACTGCAGGGGATTCTGGGAGCTACGCCTGTGGTTTGAACACCAACCCTAGGATGCACTCCCCGCCACACACGCTGCGAGTGAAGGTCGCAGAAG GAGGCGGAGTTCTGCTGCCTCTGACAGTCGGTGTGACGCTCACCGTCCTGTTGGCTCTCAGCTCTCTCGCACTGgtcttcttcatcatcagaaG GAAGTCAGCTGCCAATCAGGATCAGGGAGCTGTGGAGGGTGAGGTGGAACAAAAGATGAGT cgtCCTGATGTCATCTTCAGCAGCATCCAGCTGCCCGAGGAGCAGGACGTCAGCTACGCCTCCGTCCAGTTCAAACACCAGACACAGGCACAGACCAG AGCGGTGGTGGAGGCAGACGACGCCCTCGTGTACGCGTCTGTAGTCATCAGAGGCCGAGGCCACACGTCAGCATCCAGCTGCTCTGGGGCCTCAGGGAACTTCACTGCTCCACAAGGGAAATGTGCTGCTGGGCCCCATCGTACAGGCCAGGTGCATTGTGGTCCTTCAGACTGTAGAGCAGCTGCTGGATTTGACGATTGA
- the LOC118284937 gene encoding uncharacterized protein LOC118284937 isoform X2 translates to MAVWDKKIPWGLVFLLGGAVAQTVSVNYPGPVCAVERSTVTLLCTFTPISSWTLEGRNVPLQIVRVVWCQNHLICQSITPSVYDSESKNNAPRYLYLGDKKGNCTLQISDLQKKDNAVLRFRMEVNHTVGHFTDTSGVTVTVVDKTEMRIISSSDEEVTTAGQTVTLRCTSNCTFHQLRVSWYKDGHALQESGLALHLGPLTAGDSGSYACGLNTNPRMHSPPHTLRVKVAEGGGVLLPLTVGVTLTVLLALSSLALVFFIIRRKSAANQDQGAVEGEVEQKMSRPDVIFSSIQLPEEQDVSYASVQFKHQTQAQTRAVVEADDALVYASVVIRGRGHTSASSCSGASGNFTAPQGKCAAGPHRTGQVHCGPSDCRAAAGFDD, encoded by the exons ATGGCAGTTTGGGACAAAAAGATTCCCTGGGGCTTGGTTTTCCTCCTGGGAG GTGCCGTGGCTCAGACTGTGAGTGTGAACTATCCTGGACCCGTTTGTGCCGTGGAAAGATCGACCGTCACCCTCCTCTGCACCTTCACTCCCATCAGCTCCTGGACTCTGGAAGGAAGAAACGTTCCACTGCAGATCGTCAGAGTCGTCTGGTGCCAGAACCATTTGATCTGTCAATCAATCACACCGTCCGTGTATGACAGCGAGTCAAAGAACAACGCTCCTCGTTACCTGTACCTGGGAGACAAGAAGGGAAACTGCACGTTACAGATCAGCGATCTGCAGAAGAAAGACAACGCCGTCCTTCGCTTCCGAATGGAAGTAAATCACACTGTAGGACATTTCACTGACACATCcggagtgacagtgacagtcgTTG aCAAAACTGAAATGAGAATCATCAGCTCCAGTGATGAGGAAGTGACGACAGCGGGCCAGACTGTCACGCTGCGCTGCACGTCGAACTGCACCTTCCACCAACTGAGGGTCAGCTGGTACAAGGATGGACACGCCCTCCAAGAGTCTGGCCTCGCCCTCCATCTGGGCCCTCTGACTGCAGGGGATTCTGGGAGCTACGCCTGTGGTTTGAACACCAACCCTAGGATGCACTCCCCGCCACACACGCTGCGAGTGAAGGTCGCAGAAG GAGGCGGAGTTCTGCTGCCTCTGACAGTCGGTGTGACGCTCACCGTCCTGTTGGCTCTCAGCTCTCTCGCACTGgtcttcttcatcatcagaaG GAAGTCAGCTGCCAATCAGGATCAGGGAGCTGTGGAGGGTGAGGTGGAACAAAAGATGAGT cgtCCTGATGTCATCTTCAGCAGCATCCAGCTGCCCGAGGAGCAGGACGTCAGCTACGCCTCCGTCCAGTTCAAACACCAGACACAGGCACAGACCAG AGCGGTGGTGGAGGCAGACGACGCCCTCGTGTACGCGTCTGTAGTCATCAGAGGCCGAGGCCACACGTCAGCATCCAGCTGCTCTGGGGCCTCAGGGAACTTCACTGCTCCACAAGGGAAATGTGCTGCTGGGCCCCATCGTACAGGCCAGGTGCATTGTGGTCCTTCAGACTGTAGAGCAGCTGCTGGATTTGACGATTGA
- the LOC118284939 gene encoding methyltransferase-like protein 27, with protein sequence MSDSRRTVEDARVNFQTCKSPNAKDRVKFYDTWAETYDKDHSLVSYRAPHLAVNFLSENFTGTPEEALVLDVACGTGLVAKLMVELGFRRFMGVDGSKGMLDQAAESGLYQDLNQALLGSDPLPAQPGAFDVVMIIGALRPGFVPVSVIKEIYQAAKPGAYICMSRVDPRSEAGDEYKVSMEQELQLMEDEGLWTLVATKEMHRYMLNFYQNYNEGEQNEHYLNGTMYLYRKSHNES encoded by the exons ATGTCAGACTCCAGGAGAACTGTAGAAGACGCAAGAGTCAACTTTCAGACCTGCAAAAGTCCAAATGCAAAAGATCGGGTTAAGTTCTACGACACCTGGGCAGAAACCTACGACAAG GACCACAGCCTGGTGAGCTACAGAGCTCCACATCTGGCAGTAAACTTTCTGTCTGAGAACTTCACCGGGACTCCTGAGGAGGCTCTGGTTCTGGACGTGGCCTGTGGGACCGGATTGGTCGCTAAACTG ATGGTTGAACTGGGCTTCAGACGCTTCATGGGAGTGGACGGCAGTAAAGGCATGTTGGACCAAGCTGCTGAGAGCGGCCTCTATCAGGACCTGAACCAGGCCTTACTGGGATCAGATCCACTGCCTGCACAGCCTG GTGCGTTTGATGTGGTGATGATCATCGGTGCTTTGCGTCCTGGTTTTGTGCCAGTCAGCGTCATCAAGGAGATCTACCAAGCTGCCAAACCAG gAGCCTACATTTGTATGTCGAGAGTCGATCCCAGGTCCGAGGCTGGAGACGAATACAAGGTGTCAATGGAGCAGGAACTGCAGCTGATGGAGGACGAGGGTCTGTGGACTCTGGTAGCTACTAAAGAGATGCACAGATACATGTTAAATTTTTACCAAAATTATAATGAAGGAGAGCAGAACGAGCACTACCTCAATGGCACCATGTACCTCTACAGGAAGTCACATAATGAGAGTTAA
- the LOC118284940 gene encoding methyltransferase-like protein 27 isoform X1 produces the protein MSDSSRTMEDMRVVLQTCKSPCAKDRVKFYDTWAETYDKDVSLMSYRAPHLAVNFLSENFTGTPEESLVLDVACGSGLVAKLMVELGFRRFVGVDGSKGMLDQAAESGLYQDLNQALLGSDPLPAQPGAFDVVMIIGALRPGFVPVSVIKEIYQAAKPGAYICMSRVDPRSEAGDEYKVSMEQELQLMEDEGLWTLVATKEMHRYMLNFYQNYNEGEQNEHYLNGTMYLYRKAHNES, from the exons ATGTCAGACTCCAGCAGAACTATGGAAGACATGAGAGTCGTACTTCAGACCTGCAAAAGTCCTTGTGCAAAAGATCGGGTTAAGTTCTACGACACCTGGGCAGAAACCTACGACAAG GATGTCTCCCTGATGAGCTACAGAGCTCCACATCTGGCAGTAAACTTTCTGTCTGAGAACTTCACCGGGACTCCTGAGGAGTCTCTAGTTCTGGACGTGGCCTGTGGGTCCGGATTGGTCGCTAAACTG ATGGTTGAACTGGGCTTCAGACGCTTCGTGGGAGTGGACGGCAGTAAAGGCATGTTGGACCAAGCTGCTGAGAGCGGCCTCTATCAGGACCTGAACCAGGCCTTACTGGGATCAGATCCACTGCCTGCACAGCCTG GTGCGTTTGATGTGGTGATGATCATCGGTGCTTTGCGTCCTGGTTTTGTGCCGGTCAGCGTCATCAAGGAGATCTACCAAGCTGCCAAACCAG gAGCCTACATTTGTATGTCGAGAGTCGATCCCAGGTCCGAGGCTGGAGACGAATACAAGGTGTCAATGGAGCAGGAACTGCAGCTGATGGAGGACGAGGGTCTGTGGACTCTGGTAGCTACTAAAGAGATGCACAGATACATGTTAAATTTTTACCAAAATTATAATGAAGGAGAGCAGAACGAGCACTACCTCAATGGCACCATGTACCTCTACAGAAAGGCACATAATGAGAGTTAA
- the LOC118284940 gene encoding methyltransferase-like protein 27 isoform X2, with product MSYRAPHLAVNFLSENFTGTPEESLVLDVACGSGLVAKLMVELGFRRFVGVDGSKGMLDQAAESGLYQDLNQALLGSDPLPAQPGAFDVVMIIGALRPGFVPVSVIKEIYQAAKPGAYICMSRVDPRSEAGDEYKVSMEQELQLMEDEGLWTLVATKEMHRYMLNFYQNYNEGEQNEHYLNGTMYLYRKAHNES from the exons ATGAGCTACAGAGCTCCACATCTGGCAGTAAACTTTCTGTCTGAGAACTTCACCGGGACTCCTGAGGAGTCTCTAGTTCTGGACGTGGCCTGTGGGTCCGGATTGGTCGCTAAACTG ATGGTTGAACTGGGCTTCAGACGCTTCGTGGGAGTGGACGGCAGTAAAGGCATGTTGGACCAAGCTGCTGAGAGCGGCCTCTATCAGGACCTGAACCAGGCCTTACTGGGATCAGATCCACTGCCTGCACAGCCTG GTGCGTTTGATGTGGTGATGATCATCGGTGCTTTGCGTCCTGGTTTTGTGCCGGTCAGCGTCATCAAGGAGATCTACCAAGCTGCCAAACCAG gAGCCTACATTTGTATGTCGAGAGTCGATCCCAGGTCCGAGGCTGGAGACGAATACAAGGTGTCAATGGAGCAGGAACTGCAGCTGATGGAGGACGAGGGTCTGTGGACTCTGGTAGCTACTAAAGAGATGCACAGATACATGTTAAATTTTTACCAAAATTATAATGAAGGAGAGCAGAACGAGCACTACCTCAATGGCACCATGTACCTCTACAGAAAGGCACATAATGAGAGTTAA
- the LOC118284938 gene encoding methyltransferase-like protein 27, whose product MSDSSRTVEDVRVVLQTYKSVGPCAKDLVKFYDTWAETYDKDLTLMSYRAPHLAVTFLSENFTGTPEEALVLDVACGTGWVAKLMVELGFRRFVGVDGSKGMLDQAAESGLYQDLNQALLGSDPLPAQPGVFDVVMMVGGLGFGFAPISVVRELCLATKPGGLVCLTIGDQTGRPAAEFREDLWRELQLMEEEGLWSRVGIRLTDRYRENPHVNPERDEDDVQHYISGSVYLFKKSSN is encoded by the exons ATGTCAGACTCCAGCAGAACTGTAGAAGATGTGAGAGTCGTACTTCAGACCTACAAAAGTGTGGGTCCTTGTGCAAAAGATCTGGTTAAGTTCTACGACACCTGGGCAGAAACCTATGACAAG GATCTCACGCTGATGAGCTACAGAGCTCCACATCTGGCAGTAACCTTTCTGTCTGAGAACTTCACCGGGACTCCTGAGGAGGCTCTGGTTCTGGACGTGGCCTGTGGGACTGGATGGGTCGCTAAACTG ATGGTTGAACTGGGCTTCAGGCGCTTCGTGGGAGTGGACGGCAGTAAAGGCATGTTGGACCAAGCTGCTGAGAGCGGCCTCTATCAGGACCTGAACCAGGCCTTACTGGGATCAGATCCACTGCCTGCACAGCCTG gtgtgtttgaTGTCGTGATGATGGTTGGTGGTCTAGGTTTTGGTTTTGCTCCGATCAGTGTTGTCAGGGAGCTCTGCCTCGCCACCAAACCAG GAGGCTTGGTGTGTCTGACGATAGGCGACCAAACAGGAAGACCAGCAGCTGAATTCAGGGAGGACCTGTGgagagagctgcagctgatggaggaggagggactgTGGAGTCGAGTAGGAATCCGACTGACGGACAGATACAGGGAAAACCCACATGTGAATCCTGAGCGAGATGAGGATGACGTGCAGCATTACATCAGCGGGAGCGTTTATCTGTTCAAGAAATCCAGTAACTAA